Proteins encoded by one window of Microplitis mediator isolate UGA2020A chromosome 1, iyMicMedi2.1, whole genome shotgun sequence:
- the LOC130671546 gene encoding tubulin-specific chaperone A translates to MSDPRLRTLKIKTGVVKRLAKEKQTYEKELLQQQERVEKFKKEGKDQHDIKKQEEVLQESLMMVPDCQRRLMKAHEELKSILESEQDLKETEIYIEAEKVVAEAEEQLPKNNSNSSA, encoded by the exons atgtctgaTCCGCGTTTACGtacattgaaaataaaaaccgGTGTTGTAAAACGTCTTGCTAAAGAAAAACAAACTTATGAGAAAGAGCTTCTTCAACAACAAGAAcgtgttgaaaaatttaaaaaagaag gTAAAGATCAGCATGACATTAAGAAGCAAGAAGAAGTTTTACAAGAATCATTGATGATGGTTCCTGACTGTCAACGTCGATTGATGAAAGCTCATGaagaattgaaaagtattttagAGTCTGAACAAGATTTAAAAGAAACCGAAATTTACATTGAAGCTGAAAAAGTTGTCGCTGAAGCCGAAGAACAATTACCCAAAAATAATTCCAATTCATCAGCATAa
- the LOC130671532 gene encoding protein prenyltransferase alpha subunit repeat-containing protein 1-A: MQENTFPAAEKILSDIENVIKKDTNLQSFEIILEDDNENKSPVYHEENSLGLASWCIQPLYCYTYNRLIESRNNKFRREDPGTTSRWLLGAILLNPDVNTFWNMRRELVRNGRVDAIQELRLIKIVLFHKAKCFEAFSYRRWIIQYILTENRHSDDISLLLQTEINVAVMSADRYANNYHAWSYRQHVVSMYEALVSTNFHQFIISEWESSEKWCSLHVSDHSGLSYRQFLLKKLLIKSQVLQSDDTLSSEFVNKRRKIIYEYIKKYNNGQGCKDISCLYNGGYCEIINTLHGDCKIKKLDIDYERVLIALSYWVEDCILNQDLIKCFPGHEALWYHRRFLGHALRCIKLSYSKYSCYKAEFLESPHCIRVDNNDQRSSDKDSHNLLEIAFNNNNIEIIEFSKRQGSYQSNIADKFIKFLDTLNFK, translated from the exons ATGCAGGAAAATACGTTCCCAGCGGCTGAAAAAATACTTTCTGATATTgaaaatgttattaaaaaagatACGAACCT TCAAAGTTTCGAAATAATCTTAGAAGACGACAATGAAAACAAATCTCCAGTTTATCACGAAGAAAATTCTCTGGGTCTGGCATCTTGGTGCATTCAGCCACTCTACTGCTACACATACAATCGTCTCATTGAATcacgaaataataaattccgtCGAGAAGATCCAGGGACAACTTCTCGATGGCTACTGGGTGCGATTCTTCTCAACCCCGATGTAAATACTTTTTGGAACATGAGACGTGAACTAGTTCGCAATGGTCGTGTCGATGCGATACAAGAGTtgcgattaataaaaatagttcttTTTCACAAAGCAAAATGTTTCGAGGCATTTTCTTATCGGCGATGGATTATCCAATATATTTTAACAGAGAACAGACATTCAGATGACATCAGTTTGTTGTTACAAACAGAAATAAATGTCGCTGTAATGTCAGCTGATCGATATGCGAATAATTATCATGCCTGGAGTTATCGACAGCACGTAGTGTCGATGTATGAGGCCTTAGTATCAAcgaattttcatcagtttATTATTTCTGAATGGGAGTCGTCGGAAAAATGGTGCAGTCTACATGTTTCTGACCACAGCGGGTTATCTTACAGACAATTTctgctaaaaaaattactcattaaaTCGCAAGTACTTCAATCTGATGATACCTTGAGCTCAGAATTTGTCAATAAACggcgtaaaataatttatgagtacattaaaaaatataacaatggACAAGGTTGTAAAGACATCAGTTGTTTATACAATGGAGGATACtgcgaaataataaatactctTCATGgtgattgtaaaataaaaaaactagacATTGATTATGAACGAGTGCTGATAGCTTTGTCTTATTGGGTAGAAGattgtattttaaatcaagatCTTATTAAATGTTTTCCTGGTCATGAGGCCCTTTGGTATCATCGAAGATTCCTGGGGCATGCACTCAGATGTATTAAACTCTCGTACTCAAAGTATTCATGTTACAAGGCTGAGTTTTTAGAATCTCCGCATTGTATTAGAGTTGATAATAATGATCAACGGTCAAGTGATAAAGACTCTCATAATTTACTTGAGATTgcgtttaataataataatatagaaataattgaattttcaaaacgtCAAGGTAGCTATCAAAGTAATATTgctgataaatttatcaaatttttagatactttgaattttaaataa